One genomic segment of Acanthochromis polyacanthus isolate Apoly-LR-REF ecotype Palm Island chromosome 9, KAUST_Apoly_ChrSc, whole genome shotgun sequence includes these proteins:
- the gbx1 gene encoding homeobox protein GBX-1, giving the protein MQRPGGQGTAFSIDSLIGTPQPRPGHLLYTGYPMFMPYRPLVIPQALSHSPLSSGIPPLAPLASFAGRLTNTFCASLGQGVPSMVALTTTMPSFSDPPDSFYPPQELPGPRLSAADPGARRQESPHSEELHSRDKGSELLNFSETFQTISGETKLYSSDDEKLDLKSADTVCSDREDSSADSENESFSDGNNCGPLSQKSKLKTGSQEALPTGSSAGKSRRRRTAFTSEQLLELEKEFHCKKYLSLTERSQIAHALKLSEVQVKIWFQNRRAKWKRIKAGNVNNRSGEPVRNPKIVVPIPVHVNRFAVRSQHQQIEQGTRP; this is encoded by the exons ATGCAGAGACCAGGCGGCCAGGGGACGGCGTTTTCAATCGACTCCCTCATAGGGACCCCTCAGCCCAGACCGGGACACCTGCTCTACACGGGCTACCCTATGTTCATGCCGTACAGACCTTTGGTTATCCCACAAGCTTTATCCCACTCCCCTTTATCGTCTGGTATACCTCCACTGGCGCCGTTGGCCTCTTTTGCGGGACGGCTCACCAACACGTTCTGTGCCAGTTTGGGACAGGGGGTGCCGTCCATGGTTGCGCTCACCACGACGATGCCAAGTTTCTCGGATCCGCCGGACAGCTTCTACCCGCCACAAGAGCTGCCTGGTCCGCGTTTAAGCGCCGCTGACCCCGGAGCGAGACGGCAGGAGAGTCCGCACTCCGAGGAGCTGCACAGTAGGGACAAGGGCTCTGAACTACTGAACTTCTCGGAAACTTTTCAAACAATATCAG GTGAAACCAAATTGTACAGTTCAGACGACGAGAAGCTGGACCTAAAATCCGCAGACACCGTTTGCAGCGACCGGGAGGACAGCTCCGCAGACAGCGAGAACGAAAGTTTCTCGGACGGGAACAACTGTGGTCCTCTGTCCCAGAAGAGCAAACTAAAAACCGGCTCGCAGGAGGCGCTACCGACCGGCAGCTCAGCAGGGAAGAGCCGGAGGAGACGAACAGCTTTTACGAGCGAGCAGCTGCTCGAACTTGAAAAggagtttcactgtaaaaaataccTTTCTCTGACTGAACGCTCCCAGATTGCACATGCACTTAAACTGAGCGAGGTGCAGGTGAAGATCTGGTTTCAGAACCGCAGGGCCAAATGGAAACGGATCAAGGCCGGTAACGTCAACAACCGGTCAGGAGAACCGGTGAGAAACCCCAAAATTGTGGTCCCCATCCCAGTGCACGTCAACAGGTTTGCAGTGAGGAGTCAGCATCAACAAATAGAGCAGGGGACCAGGCCATGA